The following is a genomic window from Burkholderia cepacia ATCC 25416.
CATCAGGAAGAACAGCGCGACCGAACCGCGCTGCCGCGCGGGGCCGGCGGGTTGCGTTGCGCGAACGTCATTCATAGAGCATCACCGAAGTCGCCGAGACCGTCACCGGGCCGGTGAGCGCGCTGAACGCGGAACCCAGCACGAGCCCCGTATACGTGTAGGTCACGGTCACCGTCAGCGCGGTGCCCGACGTCGTGCCGTTCGCCTGCGTCACGGTCACCGCCGGGGTGGTCGCGGTGCCGCCGGTGATCAGGCTGTTCTGCATCGCGTTCTGCGCGATGCCCGCGATCTGCGTCGTGGTCAGCATCGGCACGCGCAGCACGACGCCGGCCCGCGCGGCCTCGCGGCTCGCGTTCGTGATGACGGCCTTGTCGCACAGGATCAGGCTCGTGTCGATGATGCCGATCAGCACCATCAGCAGGAACGGCAGCATCAGCACGAATTCGAGAGACACGACGCCGCGCGCGCGGCGGGCGCCGGTCGCCCCGCGTGTCATTTTGCGGCCCCCGCATCCGGCGGCGCGACGCCCGGCTCCAGCGCCGCGCCGGACATCGGCGGCGCGGCGCTGGAGCCGCCGGCACCGCCCCCGCGCGACGCGAGCCGCGCGCGCACCGCCTGGTAGAAGCGCAGGTTGTCGGCCACCGCCGACGCGGGCAAATCCGCGGACAGCAGCTTCTTCGCCGAATCGGTATTGCCGAGCACGCCGTACGCGA
Proteins encoded in this region:
- a CDS encoding TadE/TadG family type IV pilus assembly protein, yielding MTRGATGARRARGVVSLEFVLMLPFLLMVLIGIIDTSLILCDKAVITNASREAARAGVVLRVPMLTTTQIAGIAQNAMQNSLITGGTATTPAVTVTQANGTTSGTALTVTVTYTYTGLVLGSAFSALTGPVTVSATSVMLYE